In the Podospora bellae-mahoneyi strain CBS 112042 chromosome 4, whole genome shotgun sequence genome, one interval contains:
- a CDS encoding hypothetical protein (COG:O; EggNog:ENOG503PTUC), translating to MVCKPCFKGWHDSIRNRQTNATPANFTPSPGAALPQIPAPPVVPCPICRRSLSLLNSSHCRHLLSPVPLLPIFAVPRMLPDGGPAPKICSDCWLLRGRKLGELVCTFKELNVQADEIETEVRLCFPHVVNSRDPAGHTMGVIRGRMVQEELARKTWAGSSWQAMGRDFGEARGEYMK from the coding sequence ATGGTCTGCAAGCCCTGCTTCAAGGGCTGGCACGACTCCATCCGCAACCGCCAAACAAACGCTACCCCCGCCaacttcaccccctcccctggGGCCGCCCTCCCACAGATCCCCGCACCCCCCGTGGTGCCCTGCCCCATCTGCCGTcgttccctctccctcctcaactcctcccactgcaggcacctcctctccccagtacccctcctcccaatctTCGCCGTGCCGCGCATGCTGCCGGACGGGGGGCCGGCCCCGAAAATCTGCTCCGACTGCTGGTTGCTCCGGGGGAGGAAGCTAGGGGAGCTGGTCTGCACTTTCAAGGAGTTGAACGTTCAGGCTGACGAAATCGAGACGGAGGTCAGGCTTTGTTTTCCACACGTTGTCAACAGCCGGGATCCGGCGGGTCATACGATGGGAGTTATTAGAGGGAGGATGGTACAAGAGGAGCTAGCAAGAAAGACTTGGGCTGGGAGCAGTTGGCAGGCGATGGGgagggattttggggaggcgaggggggagTATATGAAGTAA
- a CDS encoding hypothetical protein (EggNog:ENOG503P3WV), whose translation MPLPDDSVADMGSSDDNNQFDMGDGTPTKPLLDKNGMPRIVMTPEERHRILRQLSFPVENLTAPFWVKSGGDNSLLAKQISVSLNIAHIMAKRPLRTDEANAVANFRTTYVNTMELETPVWIATTIALERRGRDKLRFPHYTPSPEKYNINAFPSLANPKWTGEAAVRAWRLARLAAYGFVVNIWTTVLFASFANTSYSVKLLRMFKESDEQQKHRPEMGDLYGQDRAPQQDYQRGQQQEETPQQPAQYQRPKWAQQAAQAASKPEPPQSWEDDDGFLFDDASPVAPVQRDGARSSTGGNTGHSPPKLSNSWDKIREAAKSGENPASWGKDNQAAPVRKSESYTYTENEKDYAKNQAQKEFDAMLERERSGKADTGNRRY comes from the coding sequence ATGCCTCTACCAGACGACTCGGTGGCCGACATGGGCTCTTCAGACGATAACAACCAATTCGACATGGGCGATGGCACCCCAACCAAGCCGTTGCTCGACAAGAATGGCATGCCAAGGATAGTCATGACACCCGAGGAAAGGCATCGCATCCTCCGACAGCTTAGCTTCCCCGTCGAGAACCTCACGGCCCCGTTCTGGGTGAAGAGCGGCGGCGACAACTCTCTTTTGGCCAAGCAGATCTCCGTCTCACTCAACATTGCTCACATCATGGCAAAACGCCCTCTGAGAACCGACGAGGCCAACGCTGTTGCCAACTTCAGAACCACATATGTCAACACCATGGAGCTCGAGACACCTGTATGGAttgccaccaccattgcCCTTGAACGCCGGGGCCGTGACAAGCTCCGTTTTCCTCATTACACCCCAAGCCCGGAAAAGTACAACATCAATGCCTTCCCATCTCTGGCCAATCCCAAGTGGACAGGTGAGGCTGCCGTTCGAGCTTGGCGCCTGGCCCGTCTGGCTGCGTACGGTTTTGTGGTCAACATCTGGACCACTGTTTTGTTCGCAAGCTTCGCCAATACCTCCTACAGCGTCAAGCTGTTGAGAATGTTCAAGGAGTCAGACGAGCAGCAAAAGCACCGCCCGGAGATGGGTGATCTTTACGGGCAGGACCGTGCGCCACAGCAAGACTATCAACGAGGgcaacagcaagaagagaCACCACAGCAGCCAGCCCAGTATCAACGACCAAAGTGGGCACAACAGGCGGCCCAGGCAGCGTCGAAGCCTGAGCCCCCACAGAGCtgggaggacgacgatggcTTCCTCTTTGACGATGCCTCACCTGTTGCACCTGTTCAAAGAGATGGCGCTCGTTCATCAACGGGTGGAAATACTGGCCATTCCCCTCCGAAGCTGAGCAACTCGTGGGACAAGATCAGAGAGGCGGCAAAGTCGGGTGAGAATCCTGCCTCGTGGGGCAAGGACAATCAAGCAGCGCCGGTGCGCAAGTCAGAGTCGTATACTTATACGGAGAATGAGAAGGACTATGCGAAGAATCAGGCGCAGAAGGAGTTTGATGCCATGTTGGAGCGTGAGAGGAGCGGTAAGGCAGATACTGGGAATCGAAGGTACTGA
- a CDS encoding hypothetical protein (COG:G; EggNog:ENOG503NZTA): MSSIYTLNLTALLALNAALFYTRQKAHPTPSTSKPSPKPNPKPQNASPLQSLLTSPLTPFLTVYTLTMTSDWLQGPYLYPLYTSTHLLSPSSLPPLFTTGFLSGAISGSFIGSLADTYGRKKACLAFCLIYALSCLLTIISPSLPVLFLGRVLGGLGTSLLFTVFESFLVSDFKNRGLEGRLGETFGVMSTLNSMVAIASGIGGEWLVAGTGTNKAPFWLAAGVLMVAGGVMKMTWKENYALNEGPDKKRDEEAKEEKSLFKTLSDPKILALGLSTTVFEGSMYLFVFFWAPALQSSSSSSSSSGTSLPYGVIFAAFMASTLASSLIFGKITERLPFGSLLSSLLGVSSLCFFLAASYTSSSQFTFWVFCLFEACVGMYFPTMGFLKGKLIDDGVRSQVYGFLRIPLNVFVVVALLVTGRMESDKAFVGVFRVCSGLLLLAAGGFWGLVVRKSGGDVQVE; the protein is encoded by the exons atgtCCTCCATCTACACCCTCAACCTaaccgccctcctcgccctcaacgCCGCCCTCTTCTACACCCGCCAAAAAGcccaccccaccccatcaacatcaaaaccctcccccaaacccaaccccaaaccccaaaatgCCTCGCCCCTCcaatccctcctcacctcccctctAACCCCCTTCCTAACAGTCTACACCCTCACCATGACTTCCGACTGGCTCCAAGGACCCTACCTCTACCCCCTCTACacctcaacccacctcctctcaccctcctccctcccccccctcttcacaaCCGGCTTCCTCTCGGGCGCCATCTCGGGCTCCTTCATCGGCTCCCTAGCCGACACCTACGGCCGCAAGAAAGCCTGCCTCGCCTTCTGCCTCATCTACGCCCTTTCCTGTCTCTTAACAATCATCTCCCCTTCTTTACCAGTCCTCTTTCTCGGGAGGGTACTAGGAGGGCTAGGAACAAGTCTCTTGTTCACCGTCTTTGAAAGTTTCTTGGTTTCGGATTTTAAAAAcagggggttggaggggaggttagGCGAGACGTTTGGGGTGATGAGCACGTTGAATAGTATGGTGGCGATAGCGAGCGGGATCGGGGGAGAGTGGCTTGtggcggggacggggacgaaTAAAGCGCCGTTTTggctggcggcgggggtgttgatggttgcgggaggggtgatgaagatgacttGG AAGGAGAACTATGCCCTGAACGAGGGGCCAGATAAAAAGAGAGATGAAGAAGCCAAGGAAGAGAAGTCGTTGTTCAAGACGCTGTCTGACCCGAAGATACTGGCTCTGGGGCTGTCGACTACCGTGTTTGAAGGGTCGATGTATCTGtttgtcttcttctgggCTCCCGCGTTGCagtcgtcctcctcctcctcctcttcatcaggGACGTCACTGCCTTATGGTGTCATTTTCGCGGCGTTTATGGCTTCGACGCTGGCGTCTTCATTGATCTTTGGCAAGATCACAGAGAGACTGCCGTTTGGCTCGCTGTTGTCCTCCCTTTTAGGGGTGTCATCGCTTTGCTTTTTCTTAGCGGCGTCGTACACGTCCTCTTCGCAGTTCACCTTCTGGGTGTTTTGTCTGTTTGAGGCTTGCGTGGGGATGTATTTCCCTACTATGGGGTTTTTAAAGGGGAAGTTGATCGATGATGGGGTAAGGAGCCAGGTGTACGGGTTTCTGAGGATACCGCTCAACgtttttgtggtggtggctttgCTGGTTacggggaggatggagagcGACAAGGCGTTTGTGGGGGTGTTTCGGGTGTGCTCTGGCTTGCTTTTGCTGGCGGCGGGAGGGttctgggggttggtggtgaggaaaaGCGGAGGTGATGTGCAGGTAGAGTGA
- a CDS encoding hypothetical protein (EggNog:ENOG503NY0D; COG:S), giving the protein MSNQQQALVMETIIGIQKKLKRKSYDSDSDSSIDQPTNRGNKLKKRSRFVARGRLTGSAGPAAYKEIAEHAGYQRAIINHNPPLIDEDGYDITSDDDEQEVQEAIASAMDDNPYSDVHLEQIFAPLTSVTDLPTHPAMSKPFTSKALTELVDQARIIMQSENKALWKVKPLLTKLVGDNTWVPCGLMSGPSDAFLFTDPTRFFNRPDRQRLRPAAPPVAALTNGVMSAHEGTFAESAVRERIEGVLSGPSAPASEDTVDGETLPDAPVVTNGETNTEAPKPAECPKEPPLVNGDSRPDERPAEEAHSGDTTKDEEDDEDVVMAEAPKRRDILNRPDIRLEPPRSNGTPAVAPTSDPFGPDAPFIHPMFIAPREVRQDRNMGLAEHEAEELRRWLQAYVQKQEEVCRGAKKLYEQLLRADRLRKQVLMWAKAEAHCGPNNHMSDGEDWYDKEEWGLTEDLKKGEDEVEEDVGTTQKKTRNRK; this is encoded by the exons atgtcaaaccagcagcaagcttTGGTCATGGAGACCATAATAGGCATCCAGAAAAAGCTTAAGAGGAAATCCTACG actccgactccgactccTCAATTGACCAACCCACTAACCGCGGAAACAAACTCAAAAAGAGGTCGAGATTCGTCGCGCGAGGGAGGCTTACCGGCTCCGCGGGCCCCGCTGCATATAAAGAA ATCGCCGAGCACGCAGGCTACCAAAGAGCCATCATTAACCACAACCCGCCGCTGATTGACGAGGACGGCTACGATATCACgagcgacgacgatgaaCAGGAGGTTCAGGAGGCCATCGCGAGCGCCATGGATGACAACCCGTACTCTGATGTTCACCTCGAACAGATCTTTGCCCCATTAACCTCGGTTACCGACCTGCCTACACATCCGGCCATGTCGAAACCCTTCACTTCGAAAGCCCTTACCGAATTGGTTGACCAGGCGCGCATCATCATGCAGAGCGAAAATAAGGCGCTTTGGAAAGTCAAGCCTCTGTTGACCAAGCTGGTTGGGGATAATACTTGGGTTCCATGTGGACTTATGAGCGGTCCCAGCGACGCTTTCCTCTTTACAGATCCTACAAGGTTTTTCAATCGCCCCGACCGGCAGCGTCTTCGCCCAGCAGCGCCCCCTGTTGCGGCCCTTACGAATGGGGTAATGTCGGCTCATGAAGGCACATTTGCCGAGTCGGCTGTACGTGAAAGGATCGAGGGCGTTCTTTCGGGGCCAAGTGCTCCAGCTTCGGAAGACACAGTCGATGGAGAAACATTACCAGATGCCCCAGTTGTTACAAACGGCGAAACAAATACAGAGGCGCCGAAGCCAGCAGAGTGCCCGAAAGAGCCTCCACTAGTGAATGGCGACAGCAGACCAGATGAAAGACCAGCGGAGGAGGCGCATTCGGGCGACACCACcaaggatgaagaagacgacgaagacgtgGTCATGGCCGAGGCGCCAAAAAGACGAGATATTCTGAACCGACCAGATATTCGACTAGAACCGCCGCGCAGCAATGGTACACCAGCCGTGGCGCCCACAAGCGACCCGTTCGGCCCAGACGCCCCTTTTATACATCCCATGTTTATCGCTCCTCGAGAAGTTCGCCAGGATCGCAACATGGGACTGGCCGAGCACGAGGCAGAAGAGCTGCGGCGATGGCTACAAGCATATGTGCAAAAACAGGAAGAAGTGTGTCGGGGTGCAAAGAAGCTTTATGAACAGCTCCTTCGTGCAGACAGGCTGCGGAAACAGGTGTTGATGTGGGCCAAGGCAGAGGCGCACTGCGGACCAAACAACCACATGTCGGACGGGGAAGACTGGTACGACAAGGAGGAGTGGGGCCTGACAGAAGACttgaagaagggagaggacgaAGTGGAAGAGGATGTTGGCACGACAcaaaagaagacgaggaacaGGAAGTAG